The following DNA comes from Camelus dromedarius isolate mCamDro1 chromosome 6, mCamDro1.pat, whole genome shotgun sequence.
gaTCATGATTTTTCCTGATGGGCAGACCAATAATTACCCTTAGTAGTTAAGATATAGTTTATTCGAATGACCCTCCACTCAGCCTCAGGGGGGAAAATCttgtacaataaaataaaacttcaataaGGAAGAAGTAAGGCTGATTagaaaacaatatattaaaattttatttaaaaatttttatatcatAGCAAATCAATTACTTCCTCCAATGTCCCCATTTCTCAAAGAACTTTGTTAATACTTTTCTTTATGATGATCAAATTTTTCCTTTATAGAAATTTGTGTAAAAACCTTGTGTTTGTATTGCTGTCAACAACTTGACTGCAGTGTCTGGGCCACAGAAGGGAGGAATAGTTAGTGGTTACTTGACTTACTCACTGACTCTCAGGGTGTGAACTCCAGTTCTCTTGTTTAACAAGTAACACTGCcttagatatgtaacttacctctCCATGCCTCAAGTTCCTCATTTATGAAatagaagtaataataatatgaCGTAGTAATGCTATTCCCTGGCTCATAGCGTTGTTGTGAAGATTGTGTTAGTGCAGGTGAGGCAGTCCCGTGCACAGAGTGAGAGTTTCATAACTTAGATAAAGTATTCTTAggtttaaattgtttttattgttatatcCTTCCAGTTCCAAAGCTCATGCTTTGCATACcagaagcactcaataaatgttcattgaagcAAATCCAAGAGACTAGCCCCCTACATGACCAGATTAATTCACAGAAGAGAGTAATGAGGGAAGAAGCTTATTTCCTTATAATGCAAGTCttcaaacatttataaaaatagaatagtATGTTGCTCTAGGAAAGGAAGTGGCAAAGTTAGATGATTTGTCTAACATTTTAGAAAGGCcactaaaaaaaaggacaagagtAAATGTATTGAAGTAGCTATAAGAAGTGCTTATTTgattctagaaattttataatattcaccagatttcttaaacattttgattttagcatttttatctttaaaatgaaaaacattaatcaaTAATCAATCTAAGGAAGAAATAGAGACTTTTATTTGAGGCATCCTGAGGATTATAATATGGGAGACAGCCTATCACAAAGCACAGTCATGTACATTTTCGAGAGAAAGGATCATACATCAAAATGACAGACTGacattttacataaagttcaCCAAAGATACATAGTCCAGATAAGCACATACTAAGCAAGCAACAGGTCACCATGACCTCTTACGGGAACTGGGGGAAAGGAAGTTTATCTTGTAAGGAGTTACACTGCTGGcatcaggaaaaggagaaaactgatCTTTATAGTTGAGCAAGCATTCCTGCTCGGAGGAAGTCTGGTTAAGACATAATACAGAGGCTCGTTGCACATCAGGGAGATCCCAACACGGGCAGGGAGTATGTGATGCTTAAATTTTCTTgtcaaaacataaattttattccATCAATACCTTTCAAAACAGGATTAGAAAAAGTTGCTATCCTGAACCTCAGGAATCAAAACAAATTTATTATATTCGGTGTTAGAACTAAAGAATTGTGGATAAACTGCTAATTTATCCTTAATCTTTACCTTTAATTATTGGTAATACCAGATAAAGATGAGAGTTTCTCACAAGATCCGTATAATCAGAAAGAATACACTATTTCTGGAAAGTATATCTTTACAATTAAAGGATCTGTAATAATAGAAATGATGTGCTAATGGATAATGTTGTTTTACAATaagctaaaaaaattttaaatatagcaaGAATGTTTTGATATAAATTTACTCTTGCACCAAAGATAGagtaatctgattttaaaatcttgatgtCTAATTGCAAAAAGACACTAAAACTAGAATAGAATTAAGTGAATGACTTACATTGTTCATGGACCTACAGCACCCACTTAATACCAAGAACAATTCTCTGAAATAACTGGCTTAATGTGTCCACTATGAATTGCATAACTAATTCATTTCCCATTTTTGGCCTTGGAACCAAGTTTATGAGTCATAAGAAAATGCAATTTGCAGCATCTGTCTTGGTTTCATTTTATGCCCCTCATTCCAGTTTCCtcttttgaacatatttttaagttatgCTTTCAAGTGTATCCTCAAAAATCACTGCAAATAATTTTCAGAACAATGTATACTTAAgtgaatacaaaataaattaattcaaaaataaagtaacataATGAATGACAATATTAAAATCCTTGTTTTAAACATATGCTAACTGGTAAAACTTCAGAACGATAATGTGATTTTATGAGCAGACTTACTCATGAGGAAGGAGctcactgaataaatgaatgttatcagtcccattgtaaataatgccagcTATCAATCCCATTGTAAATAATTGATTGATATTGTAGTTAACAGTGCGATCTTGACTGATTTTACCTGATTCTAAAATCACAATTTGGGGCTTGCAAATCTCAACACAGGACAGTGCAGATGCCCTCTTTGCCCTCTTAAGAAGCCACCACCTCACTAAGTATCTCATGATTGTATCtacattttcatagaaaaatatttcaaagggaagaagaaaagatataGGCAGGGATTGAACTATTATGAGGTAACTAAagggagaatttaaaataacaaatatatattacatCCTTTACATGTGTTATCTTAAATTTTGTCATGAATACTACAGGAGAGGGATTATGAACGAGAGAAATACAGTGAAGTTCAGAAACAGCTaagttgcccaagatcacagcATTAAATGGCAGAGTTGGTACTGCATTCCAGCCATTTCTGGCTCCAAGGGCATGCTGTTCCCATCACAAATGGGTGTTAATGTCACATTTACCAAAGAGCTATGAACCTGAATTTAGTGTTTCGGTCCAAGTGGAAccacaatttaattattttacattagaAGATATTGCACTTTTATGatcaatttttttctccccaatagTAGCTTCACTGTGAATCTATTTTCAATTCCTCAATCTAAAATATGAACTTAGCCAGAAAGTAAATGTATTGTTGAAGAATTCTCTCTCAAGGCTTTGCCAGTGACAATTAATTTAATGGCTTTTCGAAACCAAGgataaaagaaagcataaattaAGGGGTTCATAGCTGAGTTAAAATAAGCAATCCAAACCAATATTTCATAAATGTATGTGGGGGTGATGAAGCCCAGGAAGGCATCAATTATTGAATCCACAAAGTATGGCAGCCAGGAAATCAGAAATGCTACCACTGCAATGCCCAGCGTTTTTgctgcttttctctccctcttggcCACTCTGTCTCTGTAACTGTCTGAGGATCTCACAGTCTTATTGCTCACACTTTCAATTTTTCTTGCCTGTTGTTTGGCAATGAGGAAGATCTTGGAGTACACAATTATCATCACAAGCatgggaaggaaaaataataggaaattgACCAATACCCAACTTTGATTCACTACAAATTGACAGCCACCCACACAGGTGAGAGCACTTACTAGATCCTCCAGCCCAGCTTCATTCGCACCTGTgccaaaaagggaaaaagaataaaaaatggaaaaaagccaGGAGAAGGCAATACACAGGCCAGAAACATTGGCAGTGAACCTGGTGGGATAGAGCAGGGGGTCAGTGACCGCCAGGTACCTGTCGAGAGAGATAAAGCACAGGTGGTAGATGGAAGCATAACAGAACGACCCGTCAAAACAGGAGTGAAACTGACAGAAGCGCTGCCCAAAGTACCAGCAGCCCTCCACGGACCTCACTGTGCTGAAGGGCATCACAGCCACCCCCACCAAGAAGTCCGCACAGGCCAGGGAGGCGATCAAAAAATTGGCTGGAGAATGCAGCTGCTTGAAGTGGAGAATTGAAATCATCACCAAGAGGTTTCCAAACACAGCCAGGACAGCTCCAGAGCCGAACGCAGCGTACAGGATCAGGCGGGGGCCGGGTGAGTAGGGGGTTTTGACACAGGATCCGTTCAGGTGCTCATAGCAGAGCTGCGCAGCCGCGGGAGGCGGCCAGTCGCTGCTCATGGTTCTCCGTTTTGACTCCCGGAATAACTGTCACCCTCTGTGGCCCAGGTTGTCGTTCCAGTTTTCAAATGTTCTTAAAACAAGATAAATACAGTTTGTCAGTAACTGCTAGTatattctgtctctctttttctaagaACAAATCCTTATTTTCATGTTTAGAAGGTGACTCATAttctcacctcaaaaaaaaaaaaattcacttccaAATGAGTAAGCAGTTACTTTTCATCATTACATAAACTTCTatttatctaaattaaaaaaaagtctgcttgCATTACCTAGTTCTTCATATCAGAAAACTGTTGGTGTTCAAGGAGATATTACATGATGCATGTTCAAATGCCACACTTTATGAACATTCTTTCCTAATTTATCAGAGCAAGGATAACGCCCCAAACACTCTGTCCCCTCAGGAAAGGAGCTAAATGATTCCAATACTCAAAGCCCTTCAGACTAAATCCCCACAGTGCAAGGTACggaaaggggaaaaaactttaaataacaaTGATGTTTATGCTAAAATGAGTTCATGCCCTACTAATTTCCTGATGACATCTGACCTTTTCATGAGATAGAAATGGTGTATATTCTTCAAAACTTTATCCAGAATGTGAGAGCCatgttatttattgttattaattgTTGGggattgccttttcacttttgTTAGAACCATCTATTTAGGACACATTCTTATCAATGACCCTGTTTCCAGTGGTAGAGAGAGAACTAGGAGCCCTGGGCTAGAGTGCAAAAATACTTCTTCAGTTTACTACCTACAGATTCCTGTAATCAAGTGCCCCCAGAAGAAAAGGTCTGGGTGACCAAGTTCTTGCTGCCATACAACATTTTAGTGAAAAAGGGGGGTATAATGAATTTGTTAGTTTCTTTGAATAGTTCTGGAAAACTTGgaataaaaatagtgaaaattaaAGGCTTTAAGTCCAAGCTCAAGGTCCGTATAATTAACCTGCGAGCTTCAATGAAATCCTTGAGAGAACCCTTTATCTCCCAGAGCCCAGAACTGAATTTCTGAAAACCAAACTCCAAGCATAATTCTGTAGCAGCCTGAATTAAAGTGTAGATGGAATTCTCAAACTTCCAGAGCATTTCTCACTAAAATTCTGGCTTTGAGTATGGAGGAAAGGGATTCTCAAACTTAGGGCGGTGACATAGAGGCAGGTCCTGTTGGAACTGGTTTCCTCCAAGCCCTAATTCTGTCAAGCCTTTTCTACCAGGAGAGGCAGCCCTCCCACCACCGCTGGGGAGCTCAGTCTCCCCTTGTCTGAAGAAGCTAAATGGCCTCGCCTGAGGTAGTTGCTTTAACAATGCACCACTGACCCCCCTCAGTACCTTCCTTAACACGTTTCCTTGCCTCTAAACCTATAATCAGGATCTGGTCCTAGCAGGCCCCCAAGAATGAGTTATAATATGTAATGCATCAGGAGATATGACATGAAACAGAATAACTTGGACATCTGTATTAACAGAACTCTGAGAAATGTATGTGGGAATGAATATCAAAAGTGTTCTCAGtattgaaataatataaaatccaATTGGGCCAAATGTATTGATATGAGCCCGGTTAGCAGTGAATATGAATTCAAAGAGCTAGGAATAGCTCTAAAGGATTGTTTGGTTTATTAACTGACATATAGACCAAAATGCTGCTTGTAATTGATGAAGCTGAAATGTCAGAACTTCCTTGTTCTCCTATCAAGAATAGTATGCAAAGACTTAGGAACGTAGAATGCTTGAGCGAcctcattatatataaaatgcttgTCCAAACCAGCAGGGCCCAGAGGACCTGACAATCACcacaaatataagaaataaatttatgaagGGAGCCTAGCATCCTCAAAGACTCCTGGGTTATTCCTTGTTGTAGATCAGAAATTACAATGGGAACTGCTACCATTCAACTTGGGAACcctaaatgcaaataaaatgaattaatccCAAACTGGCAGGAGCCAAATGGTATCCATGGACTTGAGTGGAAAAACACTTACTAAGCACTTACTTGGTTTTTCATCTCCAAAGATCAGGTTAATACCCTCATCAACGTGGACAGTGGAGACAAAGCAGTGGTCAGAATAACACGACTCCCAGAAACCTACGATGTCGATTATGTGATCATGGTCTCCCTAGTGCTGAAATGGGTGTCCAGCCTACTTAAGTCTTACTTGTTTCTGTGTAAGTGGAAAACCCCAACTTCTTGTGAACAGAACTGACTTGAACCACCAGCACCTAGTCATTGCTGCTCAGTCAACTCCCAGATTGAGCCAGTTCACAGACCGAGAGGCCCTTGAGTGAATCCCAGCCTGGGTCCCCTTGAGGAAGGCTCCTGTTATAGAGCCAAGAATATATTGTTAATGTTTCTTCTGACCTTTCCTGAAGTGGCATGCAGTTTCTTTTCATGGGAACTATGTGTTGAGGAAAGAGGAACATTCAGATTTTAGGAGCTTACTGGGCACTCGCTCTAAACTAGTATTAATTCAGAATTACTGAAAACATTGCTGTGGTGCATCAGTTAAAGGGGCCCATGAGTTAGAGTAGGAGCTTATGAAGGTCGGGTGATCAATAGTCTTAGATATTTTTTGCCTCTGGTATTGGGTCCCCCAAACCACTGAGGGCTATTTCCCCAATTCTGGAATTCATGCCTGGGATATACACACTCAACAACTGGCAGGGAATTCCCTGACCCAGGGGGTGGGGGCTATTCCCTCACTTAATCCAGGGTTTAACCCAGGTTAAGCCTGACCACACCTTCCTCATTTTGCCACGCAGTTTGGATTTCTGCAAAGGTCAgtgtgtgggaggggagaggacatGAAATATCCATAGTGACAGGTACAAATCTTAGCTCCCCCACTCAGGTACTAGATCTAGaaataggatttctttttctgCAATACTCTTAAATCTGCTTAGAGACTCATATTCTCCCAGGTATTAGAAATAAACCCCAGTAAATTTAGGGCTGCTGCTCCTTTGTCCCCAGGGTGGAATCCATGTCCCAGGGGCCTCAGACTCCACGTTAGCCTCTGTGGGTGTCCTTTGAGATCAGTTCACTGAGGAATGCACTTCCTCTCTTCTCAGGAGCAGACTTAGCAGCGTTCCCCCTCCAAGAAAGGAAGTGTTCCTTCCAGCCTTGCTGGGAGGTGAAGTCTCCTCTCAAAAGTACATGCATAAACTCAACACATCTACCGTCACTATTTATCACATTTCAAGAAATTACCTAAAGAGTagacagaaaacacaaatggAAGGTGGAAACATGCTTCTTGCTAGCTTCCATAGCTCCTGAATACAGCACATAAttaataaagaggaaaagagtTGGAAGATCTTAAATATCtgctgaaaatattaaaaatactttgaaatattgAGGTACAATTCCTAGGACAATGTAATCATTTTAAGATGCAATTTCTGAAGTATACCAATGCATCTACAATTTACTTTCATTGGCTAAGACAAAAACATACCAGTGACAAATACTCAAATGatatcccccaaaataaaacaagcaaacacacagaCAAAACAATTTCAGGGCTTACACACTTTCTGCTATGAATGAGGATGGGGTGTCACACACAGCATGATGACTACAGCGAACACTGCcatatacttgaaatttgttgagagtagattctgagttctcatcacaaggataAAAtcaattcccccccccccttttttttgctattgatgagatgatggatgttaactaaacttctTGTGGTAATCATTTATTATATATGGAAGTCAGGTCATTTTgctgtctactttttttttttaacatttttttattgatttattttgctgTCTACTTTAAACTCGCACAAaactgtcaattatatcttaatttgaaaaaaaaacaatttcagtGCTTAAATCAATTTTGTTAAcatcaattttaatatatttatcacACACATTAAAGTGataaattacaaagtaaatcCCCTTCATACACAGACACTGTCCATTGTATGTAGTTACACTTTATAAAAGCATATAgaggtatatatgtgtgtatatatttatatgtgggGCATATTACATATACTGTTTTACAATCTGagtcagttttttggttttgtttaatcTCGATTTtagtcaaaaaatattttgtgattgTCTTTCAACGTCCATTGATACAGAACTTCATAgtgctttttgttggttttgtAACATTCCATCACAAAGGTAGAGCATAATGTATTTAATTTGACCTGTTTTGATCCTGGTTTATTCTGCTTAATAATTAAGTGCTATCTAATGGATGTCTTTGTCATGTTTGCTTCCCTGACTGACTCTTTTGGGGAGAGTACAGCAGGAAATACATGTCTGTAATCTCTATTTCTATGTCAGGGAAAGAGTATTGATGTCTGGGACTTGTTCTCAATGAAATTGAAGCAGACAAATTTGTTTCTGGTCATATCATCTGCAAGTAATGATATTCTAACTTTCCATTCTTGAATTTGCATAACTATTCATATACACTTTGTCTAATTGTATCAACTAGTACCTATAAAACAATGCTTATACAATGTAATAATTATTGCACCATTTTGTATTTAACTGAATCCTAGAGAATACTTCTAAAATTTCACCTCTAGGTGTGTGCTGAATTTTGGcatttagatatattttttatcatattAATTAAGGAAACAGTGAGCAATCAAAACTTTGAATAGAAGTTGGCAAAGATCCAGGAACTTTATTCCAATGCTTAGTATTAATATGACCTGatgtctttgttctttttctcttgaatgATAATGTGATAGATTCAGCCCTatctatttgatgaattttcctAGAATCATATTTCTAGCTCTAATTCAGTCATCTAAGGCCAAGGAGGTTATCACATACCAACAAAGGCACTGCATGCTTCTATAGTTTGAAAACCACTATCAGCATGTCAGGGGTAGTCATAATTAGGAAAGACTGTCATGAAATATGTGAAAGaatctcatctctttttttctctttcttttgtggaGTCCCACATGCTCactacattttcaaaataaatttcatatttagAATTGTATTGGAGATTTTGGTATCATTcttaacaaaataatattttgcttatccataagataaattttttaaatctttcattttcttttggacTTCTCTCATACTCATTATCTATCATTTAATTTAGTAACAGTGCAATTATGTGGGACATTTGTTGAATGGAATTATCCAATTTTTCACTTCATTCTTTGTTTGTCTTCTATACTCTAAAAATAGGAAACATGATGTCCTTTCCTAAATCTGCTAGAACTAGTCTAATTTATTGAGTATAGTAAGTAATAGCATGAAactatatttattcattgttatCATGCTACTAATATACTCATTGACATTCAATTTTTCCAAGCCCAGTCTGCCATTTATGGAAATTAATGCTACAGATCAAAAAAGTTTTCTACGCTCCTATCTGcctacatatatcaaaacatgcTTGAACATGCCTCAAAATTCCTTTCTAACCAAAAAATAGTCTCTTTTAACAATTTTGAAGTAGAGACATGACACGGGGTGTGCCTCCACCGCCAGCTGGGTCTGGAAGCTAttgatgattgattgattgattgactgactgactgacaaCTGAATTTCCCTGCACCCTGTTttattgacagctcaggttccttgtgtcctgggttgttcattttcccttcctctctccctgccctttgCTTATTCCCAGCTTAACTACTTAACATTCCACCCTCCAGTCATAGAACCCCAAATATTTGGGATGTAGAGGGCGGCAACTGCTCTAGCTACTTCCTGCTGATCTAGGGTGACCATGGAGCTCGTTGGGGTCCCAGACTCGCTGACTGTCACTGGGCAGGTGTTGAAGGAAGGGTCAGTGTCCATCAAGGGGCTTATGTCTTGGCTGATTGGTTGATTACCTTGTTGTATAGCCATTTGAAGTTGATCTCTAGATGAGAAGAAACATGTTTCATATGAAGGTTGAAAAGATAGAGGTCAAATATATAGAGCTAATCCTAGCCAAGGAATGGAAGGGGTAAACaagggtctttaaaaaaattgattcctGTGCTTTCTGTTGGTTTAGGTTTTAGAAAGTAGATGTTAGAGTGTTAGTCCAGTGAACTAAAAGAGGAGTCAAAAGAGGGACCATAGTGtcagagacattttaaattagtattaaaaCAGTTTGGTGGGGGCcctaaaagagaaaagatttgaaCCAGGAGACATTGAAGAAAGAGGTTTATCTGACAGGAATCCAGAGTCCTCTAGGGCAATGGATCAGTCTCACTGGAGTGTTGCTTGAAAAGCAGTAGCAGATCGCTAAGAGGTTCACAAGAATATGTGGCTCCCATTGGTGAACCAGATCTCATCAGGGTTTTCTAGGGGTTGTTCTGTAAGATCTGTTCCAGCTCCTAGAGAAATGGATAGGGTCTCATGACATAGGTGAAAGAGAAGAGACTTGCCTGGTGATGGTAATAGTGTAACAGGATTCAGTGTCTCACAGACAGAGGCAGTGACATCTGGGTTTTCCAATAATAATGCCTGATATTTAATAAGCCAAGCATCTGAGAGCCAGAAGTGTCCCTTGCCTTTTCAAAGGTCAGAAACTTGATGGTTAGCATATGCTTGTATAGAGGCCCCCAGAGTTAGCTGAAAAGCTTCCTCCAGGTGAGTGGAGAGGGCTCCCAACACTCTGAGGCAGAAAGGCCAGCCTCGATGAGCAGTGGGATCTAGCTTCTTGAAGAGGTATCCCATAGGCTTTTGGGTAGGACCCAGCCATTGGGTGAGGACCGCCAAGGCTATTCCTCCTCTCTCATGAATATAGAACTGGAAGGGCCTTGTGGGATCTGGAAGCCCCAAGGCCAGGGACCTTACTAggagattttttctttcttccattgcTTCCTGTTGGGAAGGACCCCACTGGAGATATACTGAGTCATCCTTACCCTTTAAGCTGTCATATAGAGGTTGGGCTATAGACCCATAGTTAGGGATCCAAAGCCTACAGTAACCTTTTGTGGAGTGAGTTAGTCTGAGAAATGCCATGAGCTGTTTCCAAGTAGTGGGATTAGGGAGTTGTAAGATTCCCTGAATTCATTCAGGGGAAAGTCTACGGTTGCCAGGAGTCAGAACAACTCCTAGATAAGTTATCTCTTGTTTGACCATTTTGGCCTTGGACCTGGAAACTTTATATCCCCGCTTGGCCAAGAAGTTGAGAGTTTGGATTGCCTGTTGGATGGCCCGTTCTCAAGTGAGGGAGCAGATAAGTAAGTTATATACTGTTTTTGATTAGGGAACCAGGTAGGATCTTTGAGAGAGATGACAACTGGAGCAGCCGTCTTTGTCGCCTTGGGACGCTTTGATCCCTGACAGCAGGATTAAATTTATTCTCCCAGGCCTCTAGGTCCAGAggtttttctccttccccagagaGAAATAAGAGTTGTAAAGAAGTGAAAGTTTGAGGATTTTCTCCCAGGATAACTCGGGTTCCCAACTCATAAAGAAGATCTTGGCCTTAAAAGGGGCTAGGACATTCTGGCATCCATAACAAAGAATGAGCATTCATCCCATAAACAACAAAGGGGGTGAGTAAAGAATCTTAAGTTCAGTTTACCTGTGACTCCCATGACAGTACCGAATCTAGAGGAGAAGGGTCCGGAGAAGGAAGTTAGGACAGAGGAGGTGGTCCtgctacccccccaaaaaattactGTCCTACCTGCCACATCCATTTGTACCTGTGGCTCCAGCCCAGTGATGAAGATTTCTTGCATTGGGGCTAACTGGAGGGGACTTCTTTAGTCCCAGACAACCATTTGCAGGTGACAGGCTGGTTATCCCCCATGGGCCATTTGACTCAAGGGACAGATGGCCACCCAATGACCTTGCTTGTTACACCCCAAACAGATCTTGAAAGTTTGTCCTTATGGGGACATTTCTTGGCCCATTGACCAGGTCAGCGGCAGATGTTGTATTGATCATCAGGCTTGTCTCAAGCTGCTGGGGCCGAGGATTTAGGGATGGTGGCTGCCCTCAAAGGGCTGTAATCATTTGGGCATGCCCAGCCTCTTTCCTTCATCCCTTCTCCTGAGCCTTGGCCTCTTGTACCTgatctcaattaaaaacaaacaaacaaacaaaaccgtGACAGCAATGGTTAGCATTTACCAAGAGTAACTCTGGGTTCCTGCattgccttttggggtttttgtcTAATATTGGGGGCAGATTGGGTGAGAAATTTATCCTTTGAGATAATTTGTGGCCACCCCCCCCAGCTTTGGAGATGGCTTGCACTCTGTCTACGgcgtgtgtacctacttttactctaatctgagcgtgtgtacctacttttactctaatctgagcacccaacccccacacctcgtggcctttctcttgccttttgatgtatctctaaataaatctacatttactcaactttggctcactcttgaattctttcctgcgtgaagcgaAGGACCCACACCTgacagggcacgtcccagggactcagccgagacctgggacacggccctcctcactccccacatCTGTATTCCAGCATCATATCTCTGGTGCCCAAAGCGATGCTTTTACATAAATGGGACTCAAAGGGCATAATCTCAACCTGCCTGTTGGGCTACGGCTCCCTTCTCTTC
Coding sequences within:
- the LOC105096378 gene encoding trace amine-associated receptor 7a codes for the protein MSSDWPPPAAAQLCYEHLNGSCVKTPYSPGPRLILYAAFGSGAVLAVFGNLLVMISILHFKQLHSPANFLIASLACADFLVGVAVMPFSTVRSVEGCWYFGQRFCQFHSCFDGSFCYASIYHLCFISLDRYLAVTDPLLYPTRFTANVSGLCIAFSWLFSIFYSFSLFGTGANEAGLEDLVSALTCVGGCQFVVNQSWVLVNFLLFFLPMLVMIIVYSKIFLIAKQQARKIESVSNKTVRSSDSYRDRVAKRERKAAKTLGIAVVAFLISWLPYFVDSIIDAFLGFITPTYIYEILVWIAYFNSAMNPLIYAFFYPWFRKAIKLIVTGKALRENSSTIHLLSG